In Chelonoidis abingdonii isolate Lonesome George chromosome 15, CheloAbing_2.0, whole genome shotgun sequence, the following are encoded in one genomic region:
- the ADRB1 gene encoding beta-1 adrenergic receptor, with product MGDGWLASDCNPPNRSSSPPPFPPCSASTLPYPPGSRQLPLELPSHQWAVGMLMTLMVLLIVVGNALVIAAIGRTQRLQTLTNLFITSLACADLVMGSLVVPFGATLVVRGRWLWGSFLCECWTSLDVLCVTASIETLCVIAIDRYLAITSPFRYQSLMTKGRAKGIICTVWAISALVSFLPIMMHWWRDGDPQALDCYQNPDCCDFVTNRAYAIASSIISFYIPLLIMIFVYIRVYREAKKQMRKIDRCEGRFYCSHPQPPAPAQSHHQPILGNGKTSRRRTSRILALKEQKALKTLGIIMGVFTLCWLPFFLVNVVKVFNRDLVPDQLFVFFNWLGYANSAFNPIIYCRSPDFRKAFKRLLCCPRKADRRLHASAGELSRYPGSFINTLGTPERSLGGTWSDCNGGTQGGSDSSLEERNSKISYSESKV from the coding sequence ATGGGAGATGGCTGGCTCGCCTCAGACTGCAACCCCCCCAACCGATCCAGCTCCCCgcctccctttcccccctgcaGCGCCTCCACCCTGCCCTACCCGccgggcagcaggcagctgccccTGGAGCTGCCCTCCCACCAGTGGGCGGTGGGCATGCTGATGACCCTGATGGTGCTGCTGATCGTGGTGGGCAACGCGCTGGTGATCGCGGCCATCGGGCGCACGCAGCGTCTGCAGACCCTCACCAACCTCTTCATCACCTCGCTGGCCTGCGCTGACCTGGTGATGGGCTCGCTGGTGGTGCCCTTTGGGGCCACATTGGTGGTGCGGGGCCGCTGGCTCTGGGGCTCCTTCCTGTGCGAGTGCTGGACTTCGCTGGATGTGCTGTGCGTGACGGCCAGCATCGAGACCCTGTGCGTCATTGCCATCGACCGCTACCTGGCCATCACCTCGCCTTTCCGCTACCAGAGCCTCATGACCAAGGGCCGGGCCAAGGGCATCATCTGCACTGTCTGGGCCATCTCTGCCCTGGTCTCCTTCCTGCCCATCATGATGCATTGGTGGCGGGATGGAGATCCCCAGGCTCTGGATTGCTACCAGAACCCCGACTGCTGCGACTTTGTCACCAACAGGGCCTATGCCATCGCCTCCTCCATTATCTCCTTCTACATCCCCCTGCTCATCATGATCTTCGTGTACATCAGAGTCTACCGGGAGGCCAAGAAACAGATGAGGAAGATAGACAGGTGCGAGGGCAGGTTTTACTGCAgccacccccagcctcctgccccagcccaatccCACCATCAGCCCATCCTGGGCAATGGCAAAACCAGCAGGAGAAGGACCTCCAGGATCCTGGCCTTGAAGGAGCAAAAAGCCCTCAAGACGTTGGGCATCATCATGGGTGTCTTCACGCTCTGTTGGCTTCCCTTCTTCCTGGTCAACGTGGTCAAGGTCTTCAACAGGGACCTGGTGCCAGACCAGCTCTTCGTGTTCTTCAACTGGCTGGGCTATGCCAACTCGGCTTTCAACCCCATCATTTATTGCCGCAGCCCTGACTTCCGCAAGGCCTTCAAGAGGCTGCTCTGCTGCCCCAGGAAAGCTGACAGGAGGCTGCACGCCAGTGCTGGGGAGCTCTCCCGGTACCCAGGGAGCTTCATCAATACTTTGGGCACCCCCGAGCGCAGCCTAGGAGGGACATGGTCTGATTGCAATGGGGGCACACAGGGAGGCAGTGATTccagcttggaagagaggaatAGTAAAATTTCCTATTCGGAATCTAAGGTATAA
- the LOC116821751 gene encoding large ribosomal subunit protein eL28-like translates to MSAHLQWMIVCNCSSFLLKRNKQTYSTEPNNLKARNSFRCNGLIHRKMVGVEPTADGKGIVVVLKKWAGQRKPATSYEKTTINKNARATLNSLRHIIRKNNYRKDLRMAALRRASAILRSQKPVVVKKKRTRATKIE, encoded by the coding sequence ATGTCGGCCCATCTGCAGTGGATGATCGTTTGCAACTGCTCCAGCTTCCTGCTCAAGCGGAACAAACAGACCTACAGCACCGAGCCAAACAACCTGAAGGCCCGAAACTCCTTTCGCTGCAACGGGCTGATCCATCGCAAGATGGTTGGCGTGGAGCCCACGGCCGACGGGAAGGGGATTGTGGTGGTGCTGAAGAAATGGGCAGGCCAGCGCAAGCCAGCCACGTCCTATGAGAAGACAACCATTAACAAGAACGCCCGGGCTACGCTCAACAGCCTGCGCCACATCATCCGCAAGAACAACTACCGCAAGGATCTGCGCATGGCTGCCCTGCGCCGCGCCAGCGCCATCCTGCGGAGCCAGAAGCCGGTGGTGGTGAAGAAGAAGAGAACCCGGGCTACCAAGATTGAGTGA